One window of the Dromaius novaehollandiae isolate bDroNov1 chromosome 25, bDroNov1.hap1, whole genome shotgun sequence genome contains the following:
- the ACSBG2 gene encoding long-chain-fatty-acid--CoA ligase ACSBG2 isoform X1 — protein MHWTTLCESDTRMALAEPVPVAYLNLDAQGKCEVSLDDVLVNSSARIVDVHSAEAVEDTKTEGSQIDMFHCKAFAPPAHGLWTTQRDGEVKLRMDEHGIGSEEPKTVNDLFEEACRKYGNKHALSYKKNGRWMKVSYNMYYGECWTAAKSFLKLGLERFHGVCILGFNSAEWFIADIGAILAGGLAVGIYTTSSPEACYYIAENCGANIIVVENHKQLQKILEIEHRLPLLKAIIMYGEEPREKRPNLYSWEEFMDIANHVTDNNLMDVIELQKPNQCCTLIYTSGTTGQPKGVMLSHDNLTWTAAAAGRFIQLSDATEKQEVVVSYLPLSHIAAQMIDIWLPLTFGAQVCFAQPDALKGTLVDTLREVRPTAFLGVPRVWEKMEEKMKCVGAKSSALKRKVASWAKEVGLQTNLKQMNGSTEVPMNFRLAKRLVYKKVRKALGLDRCTKCYTGAAPITKETLEFFLSLNIPVYELYGMSESSGPHTISLPHAVKLTSCGKEITGCRTLIHKPDGEGSGEICFSGRHVFMGYLNMEAKTKEAIDKDGWLHSGDLGKHDKDGFLYITGRIKELIITAGGENIPPVPIEDAVKEAIPIISNAMLVGDKAKFLAMLLTLKCQVNEENGEPGDDLTPETIEYCQKLGSKATKVSEIISSKDQAIYAAIQKGISAVNEKAVSNAQKVQKWVLLEKDFSLFGGELGPTMKLKRPVVAQKYKDQIDQFYTDAATPTTTENAAQK, from the exons ATGCACT GGACAACGCTGTGTGAGTCAGATACACGTATGGCACTTGCGGAACCAGTCCCCGTGGCTTATCTTAATTTGGATGCTCAAGGGAAATGCGAGGTGTCACTGGATGATGTACTGGTCAACTCTTCAGCTAG AATTGTTGACGTCCACAGCGCTGAGGCAGTTGAAGATACTAAGACAGAGGGATCTCAGATAGACATGTTCCATTGCAAAG CGTTTGCACCTCCTGCCCACGGTCTGTGGACAACACAACGAGATGGAGAAGTCAAACTGAGGATGGATGAACATGGCATAGGCAGTGAGGAACCAAAGACAGTTAATGATCTATTTGAAGAAGCTTGTAGAAAATATGGTAATAAGCATGCCCTTTCATACAAAAAGAATGGCCGTTGGATGAAGGTATCTTATAACATGTACTATGGTGAATGCTGGACTGCAGCAAAAAGCTTTCTGAAG TTGGGACTAGAGCGTTTCCATGGAGTATGCATCTTGGGATTTAATTCTGCGGAGTGGTTTATTGCTGACATTGGAGCGATCcttgcagg tggACTTGCTGTTGGTATCTACACTACAAGCTCTCCTGAGGCCTGCTATTATATAGCAGAGAACTGTGGTGCTAACATTATCGTTGTGGAAAACCATAAGCAGCTGCAGAAAATCTTAGAA ATTGAGCATAGACTACCTCTTCTGAAAGCTATTATCATGTATGGGGAAGAGCCAAGGGAGAAGAGACCAAACCTGTATTCT TGGGAGGAGTTCATGGACATTGCCAATCACGTTACAGATAATAATCTCATGGATGTCATTGAGTTGCAGAAGCCTAACCAGTGCTGCACACTAATATATACCTCAGGAACAACCGGACAGCCGAAGGGAGTAATGCTCAGTCATGACAAT TTGACAtggactgcagcagcagcagggcgtTTCATACAACTCTCGGATGCTACAGAAAAGCAAGAAGTGGTGGTCAGCTATCTGCCCCTCAGTCACATTGCTGCGCAGATGATAGATATTTGGTTGCCATTAACTTTTGGTGCACAAGTTTGCTTTGCTCAGCCAGATGCATTAAAG GGCACTTTGGTAGACACCCTGCGGGAGGTGAGGCCAACTGCTTTTTTGGGAGTTCCTCGTGTctgggaaaaaatggaagaaaaaatgaaatgtgtaggCGCAAAATCATCTGCACTCAAAAGAAAAGTGGCGTCGTGGGCCAAGGAAGTAGGTTTGCAGACAAACCTGAAACAGATGAACGG GAGTACTGAAGTCCCGATGAATTTCCGCTTAGCCAAGCGCTTGGTATATAAGAAAGTTCGAAAGGCTCTTGGACTGGATCGGTGCACAAAGTGCTACACAGGAGCTGCTCCAATTACCAAAGAGACACTAGAATTTTTTCTGAGTCTGAACATCCCTGTGTATGAGCTGTACGGCATGAGTGAGAGCTCTGGGCCTCACACAATCTCTCTGCCTCATGCAGTCAAGCTTACCAG CTGTGGAAAGGAAATTACAGGCTGCCGGACACTGATTCATAAGCCAGATGGTGAGGGCAGTGGGGAGATCTGCTTCTCGGGAAGACACGTCTTTATGGGCTATTTGAACATGGAAGCAAAAACCAAAGAGGCAATTGATAAAGATGGCTGGCTGCATTCAGGTGACCTCGGCAAGCACGATAAAGATGGATTCCTCTACATCACTGGCAGAATTAAAG AGCTCATCATCACTGCTGGAGGTGAGAACATTCCTCCTGTTCCCATTGAGGATGCTGTAAAAGAGGCTATTCCCATCATTAGCAACGCAATGTTGGTTGGAGACAAAGCAAAATTCCTTGCTATGCTTCTAACACTAAAG TGCCAAGTAAATGAAGAAAACGGAGAGCCAGGAGATGACCTCACTCCAGAAACTATTGAATACTGCCAAAAACTGGGTAGCAAGGCTACTAAAGTCTCTGAAATCATAAGTAGCAAAGACCAAGCTATCTACGCAGCTATCCAGAAGGGAATTTCAGCAGTCAATGAGAAAGCAGTCTCAAATGCTCAGAAAGTCCAGAAGTGGGTCCTTCTGGAAAAGGACTTTTCTCTCTTTGGGGGAGAGCTCG GCCCAACCATGAAACTGAAGAGACCAGTGGTGGCACAGAAGTATAAAGACCAAATTGATCAGTTTTATACTGACGCGGCTACGCCAACCACAACAGAGAATGCTGCTCAGAAGTAA
- the ACSBG2 gene encoding long-chain-fatty-acid--CoA ligase ACSBG2 isoform X2 encodes MALAEPVPVAYLNLDAQGKCEVSLDDVLVNSSARIVDVHSAEAVEDTKTEGSQIDMFHCKAFAPPAHGLWTTQRDGEVKLRMDEHGIGSEEPKTVNDLFEEACRKYGNKHALSYKKNGRWMKVSYNMYYGECWTAAKSFLKLGLERFHGVCILGFNSAEWFIADIGAILAGGLAVGIYTTSSPEACYYIAENCGANIIVVENHKQLQKILEIEHRLPLLKAIIMYGEEPREKRPNLYSWEEFMDIANHVTDNNLMDVIELQKPNQCCTLIYTSGTTGQPKGVMLSHDNLTWTAAAAGRFIQLSDATEKQEVVVSYLPLSHIAAQMIDIWLPLTFGAQVCFAQPDALKGTLVDTLREVRPTAFLGVPRVWEKMEEKMKCVGAKSSALKRKVASWAKEVGLQTNLKQMNGSTEVPMNFRLAKRLVYKKVRKALGLDRCTKCYTGAAPITKETLEFFLSLNIPVYELYGMSESSGPHTISLPHAVKLTSCGKEITGCRTLIHKPDGEGSGEICFSGRHVFMGYLNMEAKTKEAIDKDGWLHSGDLGKHDKDGFLYITGRIKELIITAGGENIPPVPIEDAVKEAIPIISNAMLVGDKAKFLAMLLTLKCQVNEENGEPGDDLTPETIEYCQKLGSKATKVSEIISSKDQAIYAAIQKGISAVNEKAVSNAQKVQKWVLLEKDFSLFGGELGPTMKLKRPVVAQKYKDQIDQFYTDAATPTTTENAAQK; translated from the exons ATGGCACTTGCGGAACCAGTCCCCGTGGCTTATCTTAATTTGGATGCTCAAGGGAAATGCGAGGTGTCACTGGATGATGTACTGGTCAACTCTTCAGCTAG AATTGTTGACGTCCACAGCGCTGAGGCAGTTGAAGATACTAAGACAGAGGGATCTCAGATAGACATGTTCCATTGCAAAG CGTTTGCACCTCCTGCCCACGGTCTGTGGACAACACAACGAGATGGAGAAGTCAAACTGAGGATGGATGAACATGGCATAGGCAGTGAGGAACCAAAGACAGTTAATGATCTATTTGAAGAAGCTTGTAGAAAATATGGTAATAAGCATGCCCTTTCATACAAAAAGAATGGCCGTTGGATGAAGGTATCTTATAACATGTACTATGGTGAATGCTGGACTGCAGCAAAAAGCTTTCTGAAG TTGGGACTAGAGCGTTTCCATGGAGTATGCATCTTGGGATTTAATTCTGCGGAGTGGTTTATTGCTGACATTGGAGCGATCcttgcagg tggACTTGCTGTTGGTATCTACACTACAAGCTCTCCTGAGGCCTGCTATTATATAGCAGAGAACTGTGGTGCTAACATTATCGTTGTGGAAAACCATAAGCAGCTGCAGAAAATCTTAGAA ATTGAGCATAGACTACCTCTTCTGAAAGCTATTATCATGTATGGGGAAGAGCCAAGGGAGAAGAGACCAAACCTGTATTCT TGGGAGGAGTTCATGGACATTGCCAATCACGTTACAGATAATAATCTCATGGATGTCATTGAGTTGCAGAAGCCTAACCAGTGCTGCACACTAATATATACCTCAGGAACAACCGGACAGCCGAAGGGAGTAATGCTCAGTCATGACAAT TTGACAtggactgcagcagcagcagggcgtTTCATACAACTCTCGGATGCTACAGAAAAGCAAGAAGTGGTGGTCAGCTATCTGCCCCTCAGTCACATTGCTGCGCAGATGATAGATATTTGGTTGCCATTAACTTTTGGTGCACAAGTTTGCTTTGCTCAGCCAGATGCATTAAAG GGCACTTTGGTAGACACCCTGCGGGAGGTGAGGCCAACTGCTTTTTTGGGAGTTCCTCGTGTctgggaaaaaatggaagaaaaaatgaaatgtgtaggCGCAAAATCATCTGCACTCAAAAGAAAAGTGGCGTCGTGGGCCAAGGAAGTAGGTTTGCAGACAAACCTGAAACAGATGAACGG GAGTACTGAAGTCCCGATGAATTTCCGCTTAGCCAAGCGCTTGGTATATAAGAAAGTTCGAAAGGCTCTTGGACTGGATCGGTGCACAAAGTGCTACACAGGAGCTGCTCCAATTACCAAAGAGACACTAGAATTTTTTCTGAGTCTGAACATCCCTGTGTATGAGCTGTACGGCATGAGTGAGAGCTCTGGGCCTCACACAATCTCTCTGCCTCATGCAGTCAAGCTTACCAG CTGTGGAAAGGAAATTACAGGCTGCCGGACACTGATTCATAAGCCAGATGGTGAGGGCAGTGGGGAGATCTGCTTCTCGGGAAGACACGTCTTTATGGGCTATTTGAACATGGAAGCAAAAACCAAAGAGGCAATTGATAAAGATGGCTGGCTGCATTCAGGTGACCTCGGCAAGCACGATAAAGATGGATTCCTCTACATCACTGGCAGAATTAAAG AGCTCATCATCACTGCTGGAGGTGAGAACATTCCTCCTGTTCCCATTGAGGATGCTGTAAAAGAGGCTATTCCCATCATTAGCAACGCAATGTTGGTTGGAGACAAAGCAAAATTCCTTGCTATGCTTCTAACACTAAAG TGCCAAGTAAATGAAGAAAACGGAGAGCCAGGAGATGACCTCACTCCAGAAACTATTGAATACTGCCAAAAACTGGGTAGCAAGGCTACTAAAGTCTCTGAAATCATAAGTAGCAAAGACCAAGCTATCTACGCAGCTATCCAGAAGGGAATTTCAGCAGTCAATGAGAAAGCAGTCTCAAATGCTCAGAAAGTCCAGAAGTGGGTCCTTCTGGAAAAGGACTTTTCTCTCTTTGGGGGAGAGCTCG GCCCAACCATGAAACTGAAGAGACCAGTGGTGGCACAGAAGTATAAAGACCAAATTGATCAGTTTTATACTGACGCGGCTACGCCAACCACAACAGAGAATGCTGCTCAGAAGTAA